The Streptomyces sp. NBC_00162 genome window below encodes:
- a CDS encoding DUF916 domain-containing protein, with protein sequence MRTRTSLYGLLAGLLLLGAGLLPAATATAADNGTWGVFPTPSAGAAMTDRAYFFHQGAAGSTVQDSATILNSSDKELTFQVFATDAMNTPAGGAFALLPVETEPKDVGAWIGLPPETATTVTVPAKGRKDIPFTVKVPADATPGDHVGGIVALNTAVEGVQQEGKVQVGVKRSVGARLYFRVPGPVTAGLSVEDVKVSRSAPLLPWVGDARATISYALVNRGNVVVEPRVTVTAEGLFGREVLNRPARELKLVLLPGQRIELTEPWPDAPQSDWVTVTVAAGAAAYPDLASESATDFVAVPWPAAGAALVLAGAAIAFWGLRRRRRAAGEQPETSPDLARTH encoded by the coding sequence ATGCGCACCCGCACCTCTCTGTACGGTCTGCTCGCCGGCCTGCTGCTGCTGGGCGCGGGCCTGCTCCCGGCCGCCACCGCGACGGCGGCGGACAACGGCACCTGGGGGGTGTTCCCCACGCCCTCGGCGGGTGCGGCGATGACCGACCGCGCCTACTTCTTCCACCAGGGCGCGGCCGGGTCCACCGTCCAGGACAGCGCGACGATCCTGAACTCCTCCGACAAGGAGCTGACGTTCCAGGTCTTCGCCACCGACGCGATGAACACCCCGGCGGGCGGTGCCTTCGCCCTGCTGCCGGTGGAGACGGAGCCCAAGGACGTCGGCGCGTGGATCGGGCTGCCGCCGGAGACGGCGACCACGGTGACCGTGCCGGCCAAGGGCCGCAAGGACATCCCGTTCACCGTGAAGGTCCCGGCGGACGCGACGCCCGGCGACCACGTCGGCGGGATCGTGGCCCTGAACACCGCCGTGGAGGGCGTGCAGCAGGAGGGCAAGGTCCAGGTCGGGGTGAAGCGCTCGGTGGGCGCCCGGCTGTACTTCCGGGTGCCGGGCCCGGTGACCGCCGGGCTGAGCGTGGAGGACGTGAAGGTCAGCCGCTCGGCGCCACTGCTGCCGTGGGTCGGGGACGCCCGCGCCACGATCTCGTACGCGCTGGTCAACCGGGGCAACGTGGTCGTGGAACCGAGGGTGACGGTCACCGCCGAGGGACTGTTCGGGCGCGAGGTGCTGAACCGTCCGGCCCGCGAGCTGAAGCTGGTGCTGCTGCCGGGCCAGCGCATCGAACTGACCGAACCCTGGCCGGACGCCCCCCAGTCGGACTGGGTGACGGTCACCGTCGCGGCCGGCGCCGCGGCCTACCCCGATCTCGCCTCGGAGTCCGCGACCGACTTCGTCGCCGTACCGTGGCCCGCCGCGGGCGCGGCCCTGGTACTGGCGGGCGCGGCCATCGCCTTCTGGGGGCTCCGGCGCCGCCGCCGCGCGGCCGGGGAACAGCCGGAAACCTCCCCGGACCTGGCCCGCACGCACTGA